A portion of the Flavobacterium limnophilum genome contains these proteins:
- the hisC gene encoding histidinol-phosphate transaminase: protein MNFDINNLVRENVKSMKPYSSARDEFEDFDTADMIFLDANENPFQNGVNRYPDPQQSNVKVVLAKQKNVNPNQILLGNGSDEVLDLIFRAFCEPKVDNIISLPPTYGMYGVLANINAVENREVLLSTDFQPQVDKILEAIDENTKIIFLCSPNNPTGNSFLDESVVKLLQNFKGLVVIDEAYIDFSKKQSWMNELDEYPNLVITQTLSKAYGLAGIRLGICYGSAAVISVLNKIKPPYNVNELTQLRALERLSNPEKIKSEIVSIIAQREELLKVLVDVKFVKKIYPTEANFILIKVDDANKRYDELIAKGIVIRNRTTQPLCENTLRLTIGTEEENKKLMEALSSLIKV, encoded by the coding sequence ATGAATTTTGATATAAATAATTTAGTCCGTGAAAACGTTAAGTCGATGAAGCCTTATTCTTCGGCACGTGATGAATTTGAGGATTTTGATACAGCGGACATGATTTTCTTGGATGCCAATGAAAATCCATTCCAAAATGGTGTGAATCGTTATCCAGATCCGCAACAAAGCAACGTAAAAGTGGTTTTGGCGAAGCAGAAAAATGTAAATCCAAACCAAATTTTACTCGGAAACGGAAGCGACGAAGTACTGGATTTAATTTTCAGGGCTTTTTGCGAGCCAAAAGTGGACAACATTATTTCATTGCCGCCTACCTACGGAATGTACGGCGTTTTGGCCAATATCAATGCAGTAGAAAATAGGGAAGTGTTGCTTTCTACAGATTTTCAACCGCAAGTGGATAAAATTTTGGAGGCTATTGACGAAAACACCAAAATTATCTTTTTATGTTCGCCAAATAATCCAACAGGGAATTCTTTTTTGGATGAAAGCGTGGTAAAATTACTCCAAAATTTCAAAGGTTTGGTTGTAATTGATGAAGCTTATATTGATTTTTCCAAAAAGCAAAGTTGGATGAATGAATTGGACGAATATCCAAATTTGGTTATCACGCAAACACTTTCAAAAGCATACGGTTTGGCAGGAATTAGATTGGGAATTTGTTATGGTTCAGCAGCGGTAATTTCTGTTTTAAACAAAATCAAACCGCCTTATAATGTTAATGAATTGACGCAATTGAGAGCTTTGGAAAGATTGAGTAATCCTGAAAAGATAAAATCTGAAATAGTTTCCATTATTGCGCAAAGAGAGGAATTACTTAAAGTATTGGTTGATGTTAAATTTGTTAAAAAAATCTATCCTACGGAAGCCAATTTCATCTTGATAAAAGTGGATGATGCCAACAAAAGATACGACGAATTAATTGCCAAAGGAATCGTGATTCGAAACAGGACTACACAACCTTTATGTGAAAATACCTTGCGTTTGACTATTGGAACGGAGGAAGAGAATAAAAAATTGATGGAAGCTTTGTCTTCTTTAATAAAAGTTTAA
- the hisD gene encoding histidinol dehydrogenase, with translation MNKIFNPKPETWSAILKRPTQTIDDIEVTVKEIFKEVQKKGDEAVAKYTSLFDGAKFENIEVSPSEIEQAIATIPEELKNAIQLAKSNIEKFHSAQKTAKVVVETAEGVYCWQEKRPIQKIGLYIPGGTAPLFSTVLMLAVPANIAGCNEIVLCSPPDKSGNINPAILYAANLCGVTKILKVGGIQAIAAMTFGTKSIPKVYKIFGPGNQFVTVAKQLATQFGVAIDMPAGPSELLIVADDSAVPAFIASDLLSQAEHGTDSQVILVSTSKELIDEVEKEVQSQLEVLPRKAIAEKAIANSKLIFVENDKIALELIDEYGPEHFIICTKDEDFYVHNIGNAGSVFIGNYTPESAGDYASGTNHTLPTNGYAKNYSGVNLDSFTKSMTFQKISEKGIQNIGKAIEIMAEAEGLQAHKNAVTLRLNKIRE, from the coding sequence ATGAACAAAATATTCAATCCAAAACCCGAAACTTGGTCCGCTATCCTAAAAAGGCCAACTCAAACTATCGACGATATTGAAGTTACCGTGAAAGAAATTTTCAAGGAAGTTCAAAAAAAAGGGGATGAGGCTGTGGCCAAATATACTTCACTATTCGACGGTGCCAAATTTGAAAACATAGAAGTTTCTCCTTCAGAAATAGAGCAAGCCATTGCAACTATTCCAGAAGAATTAAAAAATGCCATTCAATTGGCAAAATCGAACATAGAAAAATTTCATTCGGCTCAAAAAACAGCTAAAGTTGTTGTAGAAACTGCCGAAGGTGTTTATTGCTGGCAGGAAAAAAGACCCATCCAAAAAATTGGTTTGTACATTCCAGGCGGAACTGCACCTTTATTTTCAACGGTTTTAATGCTTGCCGTTCCCGCCAATATCGCTGGATGCAACGAAATTGTTTTGTGTTCACCGCCAGACAAAAGCGGAAACATCAATCCAGCGATTTTATATGCTGCCAATTTATGTGGCGTGACCAAAATCTTGAAAGTGGGAGGAATTCAAGCCATTGCAGCAATGACATTTGGTACCAAATCAATTCCAAAAGTCTATAAAATATTTGGGCCTGGAAATCAATTCGTGACCGTGGCCAAACAATTGGCAACCCAATTTGGCGTGGCAATCGATATGCCTGCTGGGCCTTCAGAATTGTTGATTGTTGCTGATGATTCGGCTGTTCCCGCTTTCATCGCTTCTGATTTATTGTCTCAGGCGGAACACGGAACCGATAGCCAAGTGATTTTAGTTTCAACATCAAAAGAATTGATTGACGAAGTGGAAAAAGAAGTTCAATCCCAATTGGAAGTTTTGCCGAGAAAAGCTATTGCCGAAAAAGCCATCGCCAATTCCAAATTAATTTTTGTCGAAAATGATAAAATTGCCTTGGAATTAATCGACGAATATGGCCCGGAACATTTCATTATTTGCACCAAAGACGAAGATTTTTATGTTCACAATATAGGAAATGCAGGCTCGGTTTTCATTGGAAATTATACACCGGAAAGCGCCGGTGATTACGCTTCGGGAACGAATCATACCTTGCCAACCAACGGATATGCCAAGAATTACAGCGGGGTGAATTTGGACAGTTTTACCAAATCGATGACATTCCAAAAAATATCAGAAAAAGGAATCCAAAATATTGGGAAAGCGATTGAAATTATGGCGGAAGCCGAAGGATTGCAGGCGCACAAGAATGCAGTTACTTTGAGATTGAACAAGATTAGAGAGTAA